TGGTACCTGCAGGGATCTGGACAGGGTTCTCAGCATGCACTCGTAGTGTACCGAGTCCTTCTTCACTGTGCTCGTTCTCcatcaaatgacacatttgtAGTGCTTCCCTCCAACCAGGTGCGGCCTGTGTAACCTGAGGGATAGAGAACATGGCGGAACCATATTCCTCATAGAGATCAGTATACAATTGACTTATGATGTTCATTCCCAACAGCCCAGGcactttttccttctgtttctgtAATGATGTGAAACTGGGTGGGTCTTCAACAATTAGGACACCACAATCATGAAGCACTCGACCTAAGACAGTGACCTCCACCTCTACATACCCCAAATATGGGATGGCAAGCCCATTGGCAGCAGAGAGGTTTAGCCACTTACAGTTGTTAATTTTAGGCTGgtctgaatgaaaatgtgacatgaaacaACTCTTTGTTAGTGTGGTAACATTTGAACCAGTGTCCAATAATGAAGGTACATTGATCCCATTCATGGTAAGTTGCACTACGGTGCATGGACCCACCAACTGTTTCAAAAGTTCTGGAGAGACTGGGTTAGAGTCAGACTCAGTTAGATCTGTTACCTGGTGAGAAACAAAAGTTGGCTCCATCACTGGGTGCTCCACTTGCACTGTCTGGACACTCGGGTTGAGATTCGTTCTCAAGGTAGTGGGCATGGCCTGGCGACAATATCGAGCAATATGACCTTGTTTATTGCAACGTAGGCACCTCCGTTCCTCTTTAAATTTGGCTGTGGTCTGCTCAAACATTGACTGCAGAGACTGAAACTGTTGTGTTAAAGAGGAGATTTGAGTCTGTTGATTCTTTATTAGTTCTGTGATGGCCAGAAACTCTGGAGACTGTTTTGACTCTTGCACTGAAGTGGCAGTTGTTATGTTGGCTCGTGTAACATTGCACTGGGAGGAATGGGAATTGCGCCCTCTTTCAAAATCCTCACCCCATCTAATGGCTTCTTCTCTGATATCGATCAGTGACATTCTGGGTTTACCTCTCACCACTTCCCTCAGGTGGTGCCGTAGCGTTCCATCCCGGACACGTTCCACAAACTGGTCTCTCAGGGCTACCTCTGAGTTTGGGACTGCATCTGGATTTTTATCAAGAACATCATCCATTAGTGACATTAATGCATGAGAAAACTGTCTCAGTGACTCCCCCTCCTGCTGTCTACGTTCATAGAACCGTTGCTGCAGTACAACCAATGGCTTTTTACCACCATACagtaattttaaaatgtcaatgatCTTTTGAGgatcctctctttctctatgtGGCCTGTGCTTGATCTCACTCCGTGGTTCACCTCCCAGATGATCAAGGAGGAAAATAGCTTTTTCTTTGTTAGAGAATCGGCGCCCTTCCAGACAGGCTTCAACTTCCTCCATCCAATCCTCCAAACCAATGCTATCAGGTGAGTCTTGATCACCATAAAACTTTGGGCACCTCCTTTCACGTGGAACATAAACAGTTCTGTCAATTCTGGGGGCAGAAGCAGAGGCACTAGAGGCGTGAGAGTTACTGGCAGCTTGTTTTAAAAGTTCATTTTCAGCCTGGAGTGCTCTGAACTGCTCACGCAGGGCTGCTAATTGATCCTCAGATTCACTCATATTTAAACCACTTTTTACAACCCAAGGAAGAAGTGGGATTACAGCATCTTCTGCGCCTTGGGGTGATGAACCAGCCTTGATGACCCTTTCAGTCTTCTGCACTGACTGCCGTTTAGTATTTTAtcatcaaacaacaaaaaaaaagttaaactaTGACATGTACCACACACTGACCGTTTCTCAATCCTGCCAACAACGCCAAATGTAACCTTGAGGATTGTTCAGCACACAGGGGCTTCAATTAAGGAGGCCACAACGGTCAGTGTGGGTCAATCATAACATGccatttatttacaataaatcaAATTCTAAAATAACACAGTCAATGAAGAACAAGAAGACAGACAGTCATATCACGGCTGGGGGACCAACCACCCACTGCCTAGGACACTGGGagtaaactaaatatcaaaaagaaatataaaccCAACACAATCAAATAAAGACACCACACTAATTAAATGTGCAACCACAAACCATATCACCATCTAAAGTGAACTCCCAGCATCTCAACCACACCGGTGAATGGAGGACCCCACCAGCCGCAACACTagaaacagaagaggacagaATGTTAAAATCCTAAAACTAAGCAAACTctaatttaaaataacaaaagacaataaaatcaatatggctaaaatataaaatactaaactaaaataaacgGCAGTCAGTGCTTTGCctaaaagcaaaagaaaacactgttaaTATAGTTTGTAGGACATAAAAGTATGAGgtttaaatgatgattttttacATACCTCTGTATTTTAAAACAGTTAAGGTTTAGTCCTACAAACAAATGATAGACCcacaattaaaatcattaaaacacagataccTCAGGGTGCATGAATGCACCCCTAC
This window of the Pagrus major chromosome 11, Pma_NU_1.0 genome carries:
- the LOC141004320 gene encoding uncharacterized protein encodes the protein MSESEDQLAALREQFRALQAENELLKQAASNSHASSASASAPRIDRTVYVPRERRCPKFYGDQDSPDSIGLEDWMEEVEACLEGRRFSNKEKAIFLLDHLGGEPRSEIKHRPHREREDPQKIIDILKLLYGGKKPLVVLQQRFYERRQQEGESLRQFSHALMSLMDDVLDKNPDAVPNSEVALRDQFVERVRDGTLRHHLREVVRGKPRMSLIDIREEAIRWGEDFERGRNSHSSQCNVTRANITTATSVQESKQSPEFLAITELIKNQQTQISSLTQQFQSLQSMFEQTTAKFKEERRCLRCNKQGHIARYCRQAMPTTLRTNLNPSVQTVQVEHPVMEPTFVSHQVTQAAPGWREALQMCHLMENEHSEEGLGTLRVHAENPVQIPAGTTVMIPATGPKGNQYNSLTFLLEPDNSANHISAGLLVSTALATLKDGLAYVPVTNVNSEVAYLQPRTPLGLLHSVHVVEANSSTIVFNEETDAQGTAVMVSPWEAGANLAVLQAEDPLIRDFRFFWNRRQQPNKDERKKASPMLLKFLKQWDRVIEKDGQPESLTADEWTADHQDNLACIYLGARQRLQVAADRRAKQHNNKVKTDTLQPGQLVYCRDHSHRGRHKIQDHWSSVPYKIVRCPQNGGPVYTISPAEAEGPLKQIHRMTHRHHSQMLWRGLVQNKGNHSVLVGPRPDSTETPIISQDQPQPK